A window of the Megalopta genalis isolate 19385.01 chromosome 2, iyMegGena1_principal, whole genome shotgun sequence genome harbors these coding sequences:
- the Lapsyn gene encoding leucine-rich repeat activity-regulated protein at synapses isoform X1 — MLLGAPLSKTSSSAIDATAPDMGLGMIINRLLFVGLVLAAVPGTIIPGSAGSTLVMHQDIPSKTCRYNRVYAMMQVRCVNLNLAQVPANLKTNIQILDLSVNRIRELTNSSLAAYTSLVFVYLNDNFIRSIDEDAFSNLHYLEVLDLQENGCDHLPRSMFQLPYLRKMYLGSNDLQDDMFTHMEVASPLNFLQISKNKLKRIPQLGLVPTMAELNVSQNLIESVTPEDLAPFCFLKKLDISGNRIKFNATACECQTLHHWLKTREITVLPAFNCTEELKQGCLPDPVFNNRTSEMFDKCSNMERLRIQTKKVRNIWIIVASCIAGFLFALFVCLTCVHKKNKRRKKKLKEQQRLNANNANTELLNSNLNQPENT, encoded by the exons ACATGGGTCTGGGCATGATCATCAACCGGCTCCTGTTCGTGGGACTCGTCCTGGCCGCCGTGCCGGGCACCATCATCCCTGGATCCGCTGGGTCCACCCTGGTCATGCACCAGGACATACCCTCGAAGACGTGCAGGTACAACAGGGTGTACGCGATGATGCAGGTGCGCTGCGTGAACCTCAACCTGGCCCAGGTGCCTGCCAACTTGAAGACTAACATTCAG ATCCTGGACCTGTCCGTGAACAGGATCCGAGAACTAACGAACAGCAGCCTGGCCGCGTACACGAGCCTGGTGTTCGTCTACCTGAACGACAACTTCATACGGTCGATCGACGAGGACGCGTTCAGCAACCTGCACTATCTGGAGGTGCTGGACCTGCAGGAGAACGGCTGCGACCACTTGCCGCGCAGCATGTTCCAATTACCTTACCTGCGGAAGATGTACCTGGGCTCGAACGACTTGCAG GACGATATGTTCACGCACATGGAGGTCGCGTCGCCGTTGAACTTCCTGCAGATATCGAAGAACAAACTAAAGAGGATCCCGCAGCTGGGCCTTGTGCCCACTATGGCGGAGCTGAACGTCTCCCAGAACTTGATCGAGTCGGTCACACCCGAGGATCTGGCGCCTTTCTGTTTCCTGAAGAAGCTCGATATATCTGGGAACAGGATCAAGTTCAACGCAACCGCTTGCGAATGCCAGACGCTGCACCATTGGTTGAAAACACGCGAGATCACGGTGCTGCCAGCATTCAACTGCACCGAGGAGTTGAAACAAGGCTGCCTGCCCGATCCGGTGTTCAACAACAGGACTAGCGAGATGTTCGACAAGTGCTCGAACATGGAGCGGCTCCGTATCCAGACGAAAAAAGTGAGGAACATCTGGATCATCGTCGCCTCCTGCATCGCGGGCTTCCTTTTCGCCTTGTTCGTTTGCCTCACCTGCGTGCACAAGAAGAACAAGCGCAGGAAGAAGAAGCTGAAGGAGCAGCAGAGGCTGAACGCGAACAACGCGAACACCGAGCTGTTGAACAGCAACCTGAACCAGCCGGAGAACACCTGA
- the LOC117225477 gene encoding uncharacterized protein LOC117225477 isoform X1, producing the protein MVVYFRNRMEISPRKPSKRAQEPVDEWLQAKGYFRKHAPRDPTCLFRAVSEQVYMTQHYHLRVRKECVEFMRTMRQSAFENIAIPFDDYLDQMACFTEWGGRNEIQAMSLLYEKEFVIFSGQKQIQRSVTNNGFKDTIYLCHTPQKQYESICTQEFVASAAYCQSIVYQILYKGVFNMANLESTVHKMLHDRTATFRHDKFFLKGNIEIRDQLTAEIYSKVENGNDELDDAQSTAKNIPPFPYRVAKALDPNIYRNTDFDIWHEIRREVKNAGWTRHNSHELQVGGKCLIQMDFNEEDFDKANNNNVYVSSLEKDANYNDAKALQKIDKQDPVYLYGHIQEMSKDQGPVLVFIEELGEKKIVPYSALKPLPLRKSKQSNWPQVCKRNVLLDSSQKWKKPYSAVSRKIKQSVSSVTISSGSIDKNGNNENCTDSTNKNSIQWKKESLKGEQSQAYENYGLEKYANYSANASSEIFPTRTNLDNTQSLVADIGQENGKGRKEKNTFVNKNAEKYPVKNSKPDNALNSDNNTGFDSYPNQRTQIENFYSPYSGEPISATQVDNMLRSINCSVQKSVDVNGSDLPLSDPFTLRFFYNLGLECFRGSSNWNYLTNEQSSNVGQWYQGMSQNEDEVTTIANGVMQHCIMSPQRSDHSSDQKENSSQLNQESGDNCVNVKDALVQSPEIPKTDEGKDVLQSQREKMKDQEPVNRDSSRPNRNGLAPRFKRNSDNRHRSSSQFTHQGNQYSHCGPNTKSSKSQESKNDSVQQSMAAPHQIHGSTAAAMNSYQAPYMQQGMYSGMPYYANETEAFANPYYPPNPGFFPIPCLPHSDVPDNSNMQPYSPHLCPGMDYTQAYPSVCPPYMCPQPAPYSMPPQNMQEHWYAVTGQPHYMQYAPMLPVTADGVCNGLTQNISQTTPTPECITMQLCSNL; encoded by the exons ATGGTAGTTTACTTTCGAAATAGAATGGAAATATCGCCCAGGAAACCGTCGAAACGTGCGCAAGAACCTGTAGACGAATGGCTGCAAGCTAAAGGATATTTTAGGAAACATGCACCTAGAGATCCAACTTGTTTGTTCAGAGCAGTCAGTGAACAAGTTTACATGACACAACACTACCATCTTAGAGTCAGGAAGGAGTGCGTGGAATTTATGAGAACAATGAGACAATCAGCTTTTGAG AATATAGCAATACCATTTGATGACTATCTAGACCAAATGGCTTGTTTTACTGAATGGGGTGGTAGAAATGAAATCCAAGCTATGTCATTGTTGTATGAAAAGGAATTTGTTATATTTAGTGGCCAGAAACAGATTCAACGTAGTGTTACTAACAATGGTTTCAAAGATACAATCTATTTGTGCCATACTCCACAGAAACAATATGAAAGTATCTGCACGCAAGAGTTTGTTGCATCGGCAGCCTATTGTCAAT CTATTGTTTATCAAATACTTTACAAAGGTGTGTTCAACATGGCTAATTTAGAGTCTACTGTTCATAAGATGTTACATGATAGAACTGCTACTTTTAGACATGACAAATTTTTCCTTAAAGGCAACATAGAGATACGAGA TCAGTTGACTGCAGAAATATATAGTAAAGTGGAGAATGGAAATGATGAGCTGGATGATGCACAGAGTACTGCAAAGAATATACCGCCATTTCCTTACAGAGTTGCAAAAGCCCTTGATCCTAATATTTATCGTAACACTGATTTTGATATATGGCATGAGATCAGAAGAG AAGTAAAAAATGCAGGCTGGACCAGACACAATAGTCATGAATTACAAGTTGGTGGTAAATGTTTAATTCAAATGGATTTTAATGAAGAAGATTTTGACAAAGCTAACAATAATAATGTCTATGTGTCTTCGCTTGAGAAAGATGCTAATTACAATGATGCAaaagcattacaaaaaattgacaAACAGGATCCTGTATATCTCTATGGTCACATACAAGAAATGAGTAAAGATCAGGGTCCCGTATTGGTTTTCATTGAAGAGCTAGGAGAGAAGAAGATTGTACCATACTCTGCTCTCAAGCCATTGCCTTTAAGAAAAAGTAAACAAAGTAATTGGCCGCAAGTGTGCAAACGAAATGTGCTTTTAGACTCAA GTCAGAAATGGAAAAAACCTTACAGTGCAGTTTCACGCAAGATTAAGCAGTCAGTTTCCAGTGTGACTATTTCTTCAGGTAGTATTGATAAAAATGGAAATAATGAAAATTGTACTGATAGTACTAACAAAAACAGCATTCAGTGGAAAAAGGAAAGTTT GAAAGGAGAACAGTCACAAGCATATGAAAACTATGGATTGGAAAAATATGCAAATTATTCGGCTAAT GCCTCTTCTGAAATATTCCCTACAAGAACGAATCTTGATAATACTCAATCGTTAGTAGCGGATATCGGACAAGAAAATGGCAAAGGACGTAAAGAAAAAAATACATTTGTAAACAAGAATGCTGAAAAGTATCCAGTAAAAAATTCGAAACCTGATAACGCATTGAATTCCGATAATAATACAGGATTTGATTCGTACCCGAACCAAAGAACGCAAATTGAAAATTTCTATTCCCCATATTCTG GAGAGCCAATATCCGCAACTCAAGTGGATAATATGCTACGTTCCATTAATTGTTCGGTACAAAAAAGCGTTGATGTAAACGGCAGCGATTTACCGTTATCAG ATCCATTTACTTTGAGATTTTTTTATAACTTAGGATTAGAATGTTTTCGTGGGAGCAGCAACTGGAATTAtttgacaaacgaacaatcaTCCAATGTAGGACAATGGTACCAAG GTATGTCACAGAACGAGGATGAAGTTACAACCATTGCGAATGGTGTGATGCAACATTGCATAATGTCGCCACAAAGGTCGGATCACAGTAGTGATCAAAAAGAGAATAGCAGTCAATTAAACCAAGAAAGCGGGGATAATTGTGTGAACGTGAAAGACGCGCTGGTACAGAGTCCCGAGATACCAAAGACGGATGAAGGGAAAGATGTGTTGCAATCACAACGCGAGAAAATGAAGGATCAAGAGCCGGTTAATAGAGATTCTTCTCGTCCGAATAGAAACGGTTTGGCTCCACGATTTAAGAGGAATTCAGACA ATCGACACCGTTCATCATCACAATTTACGCATCAGGGTAATCAGTATTCACATTGTGGACCAAATACAAAGTCCTCTAAATCTCAAGAATCAAAGAACGATAGTGTGCAACAATCGATGGCAGCACCTCATCAAATACACGGTTCAACGGCTGCAGCGATGAACTCGTATCAAGCGCCGTATATGCAACAGGGCATGTATTCCGGGATGCCATATTATGCAAACGAGACAGAAGCATTCGCAAATCCATATTACCCACCTAATCCAGGATTCTTCCCAATACCTTGTTTACCGCATTCAGATGTGCCCGATAATAGCAACATGCAACCATATTCGCCGCACTTGTGTCCCGGAATGGATTATACACAGGCTTATCCTAGCGTATGCCCTCCGTACATGTGTCCTCAACCTGCCCCGTACAGTATGCCGCCTCAAAACATGCAAGAACATTGGTATGCAGTTACTGGACAACCGCATTATATGCAGTATGCTCCGATGTTGCCGGTCACTGCAGATGGAGTGTGCAATGGGCTGACACAAAATATCAGTCAGACCACTCCCACTCCGGAATGCATAACTATGCAACTATGTTCAAACCTGTAA
- the LOC117225477 gene encoding uncharacterized protein LOC117225477 isoform X3 — protein sequence MVVYFRNRMEISPRKPSKRAQEPVDEWLQAKGYFRKHAPRDPTCLFRAVSEQVYMTQHYHLRVRKECVEFMRTMRQSAFENIAIPFDDYLDQMACFTEWGGRNEIQAMSLLYEKEFVIFSGQKQIQRSVTNNGFKDTIYLCHTPQKQYESICTQEFVASAAYCQSIVYQILYKGVFNMANLESTVHKMLHDRTATFRHDKFFLKGNIEIRDQLTAEIYSKVENGNDELDDAQSTAKNIPPFPYRVAKALDPNIYRNTDFDIWHEIRREVKNAGWTRHNSHELQVGGKCLIQMDFNEEDFDKANNNNVYVSSLEKDANYNDAKALQKIDKQDPVYLYGHIQEMSKDQGPVLVFIEELGEKKIVPYSALKPLPLRKSKQSNWPQVCKRNVLLDSSQKWKKPYSAVSRKIKQSVSSVTISSGSIDKNGNNENCTDSTNKNSIQWKKESLKGEQSQAYENYGLEKYANYSANASSEIFPTRTNLDNTQSLVADIGQENGKGRKEKNTFVNKNAEKYPVKNSKPDNALNSDNNTGFDSYPNQRTQIENFYSPYSGEPISATQVDNMLRSINCSVQKSVDVNGSDLPLSGLECFRGSSNWNYLTNEQSSNVGQWYQGMSQNEDEVTTIANGVMQHCIMSPQRSDHSSDQKENSSQLNQESGDNCVNVKDALVQSPEIPKTDEGKDVLQSQREKMKDQEPVNRDSSRPNRNGLAPRFKRNSDNRHRSSSQFTHQGNQYSHCGPNTKSSKSQESKNDSVQQSMAAPHQIHGSTAAAMNSYQAPYMQQGMYSGMPYYANETEAFANPYYPPNPGFFPIPCLPHSDVPDNSNMQPYSPHLCPGMDYTQAYPSVCPPYMCPQPAPYSMPPQNMQEHWYAVTGQPHYMQYAPMLPVTADGVCNGLTQNISQTTPTPECITMQLCSNL from the exons ATGGTAGTTTACTTTCGAAATAGAATGGAAATATCGCCCAGGAAACCGTCGAAACGTGCGCAAGAACCTGTAGACGAATGGCTGCAAGCTAAAGGATATTTTAGGAAACATGCACCTAGAGATCCAACTTGTTTGTTCAGAGCAGTCAGTGAACAAGTTTACATGACACAACACTACCATCTTAGAGTCAGGAAGGAGTGCGTGGAATTTATGAGAACAATGAGACAATCAGCTTTTGAG AATATAGCAATACCATTTGATGACTATCTAGACCAAATGGCTTGTTTTACTGAATGGGGTGGTAGAAATGAAATCCAAGCTATGTCATTGTTGTATGAAAAGGAATTTGTTATATTTAGTGGCCAGAAACAGATTCAACGTAGTGTTACTAACAATGGTTTCAAAGATACAATCTATTTGTGCCATACTCCACAGAAACAATATGAAAGTATCTGCACGCAAGAGTTTGTTGCATCGGCAGCCTATTGTCAAT CTATTGTTTATCAAATACTTTACAAAGGTGTGTTCAACATGGCTAATTTAGAGTCTACTGTTCATAAGATGTTACATGATAGAACTGCTACTTTTAGACATGACAAATTTTTCCTTAAAGGCAACATAGAGATACGAGA TCAGTTGACTGCAGAAATATATAGTAAAGTGGAGAATGGAAATGATGAGCTGGATGATGCACAGAGTACTGCAAAGAATATACCGCCATTTCCTTACAGAGTTGCAAAAGCCCTTGATCCTAATATTTATCGTAACACTGATTTTGATATATGGCATGAGATCAGAAGAG AAGTAAAAAATGCAGGCTGGACCAGACACAATAGTCATGAATTACAAGTTGGTGGTAAATGTTTAATTCAAATGGATTTTAATGAAGAAGATTTTGACAAAGCTAACAATAATAATGTCTATGTGTCTTCGCTTGAGAAAGATGCTAATTACAATGATGCAaaagcattacaaaaaattgacaAACAGGATCCTGTATATCTCTATGGTCACATACAAGAAATGAGTAAAGATCAGGGTCCCGTATTGGTTTTCATTGAAGAGCTAGGAGAGAAGAAGATTGTACCATACTCTGCTCTCAAGCCATTGCCTTTAAGAAAAAGTAAACAAAGTAATTGGCCGCAAGTGTGCAAACGAAATGTGCTTTTAGACTCAA GTCAGAAATGGAAAAAACCTTACAGTGCAGTTTCACGCAAGATTAAGCAGTCAGTTTCCAGTGTGACTATTTCTTCAGGTAGTATTGATAAAAATGGAAATAATGAAAATTGTACTGATAGTACTAACAAAAACAGCATTCAGTGGAAAAAGGAAAGTTT GAAAGGAGAACAGTCACAAGCATATGAAAACTATGGATTGGAAAAATATGCAAATTATTCGGCTAAT GCCTCTTCTGAAATATTCCCTACAAGAACGAATCTTGATAATACTCAATCGTTAGTAGCGGATATCGGACAAGAAAATGGCAAAGGACGTAAAGAAAAAAATACATTTGTAAACAAGAATGCTGAAAAGTATCCAGTAAAAAATTCGAAACCTGATAACGCATTGAATTCCGATAATAATACAGGATTTGATTCGTACCCGAACCAAAGAACGCAAATTGAAAATTTCTATTCCCCATATTCTG GAGAGCCAATATCCGCAACTCAAGTGGATAATATGCTACGTTCCATTAATTGTTCGGTACAAAAAAGCGTTGATGTAAACGGCAGCGATTTACCGTTATCAG GATTAGAATGTTTTCGTGGGAGCAGCAACTGGAATTAtttgacaaacgaacaatcaTCCAATGTAGGACAATGGTACCAAG GTATGTCACAGAACGAGGATGAAGTTACAACCATTGCGAATGGTGTGATGCAACATTGCATAATGTCGCCACAAAGGTCGGATCACAGTAGTGATCAAAAAGAGAATAGCAGTCAATTAAACCAAGAAAGCGGGGATAATTGTGTGAACGTGAAAGACGCGCTGGTACAGAGTCCCGAGATACCAAAGACGGATGAAGGGAAAGATGTGTTGCAATCACAACGCGAGAAAATGAAGGATCAAGAGCCGGTTAATAGAGATTCTTCTCGTCCGAATAGAAACGGTTTGGCTCCACGATTTAAGAGGAATTCAGACA ATCGACACCGTTCATCATCACAATTTACGCATCAGGGTAATCAGTATTCACATTGTGGACCAAATACAAAGTCCTCTAAATCTCAAGAATCAAAGAACGATAGTGTGCAACAATCGATGGCAGCACCTCATCAAATACACGGTTCAACGGCTGCAGCGATGAACTCGTATCAAGCGCCGTATATGCAACAGGGCATGTATTCCGGGATGCCATATTATGCAAACGAGACAGAAGCATTCGCAAATCCATATTACCCACCTAATCCAGGATTCTTCCCAATACCTTGTTTACCGCATTCAGATGTGCCCGATAATAGCAACATGCAACCATATTCGCCGCACTTGTGTCCCGGAATGGATTATACACAGGCTTATCCTAGCGTATGCCCTCCGTACATGTGTCCTCAACCTGCCCCGTACAGTATGCCGCCTCAAAACATGCAAGAACATTGGTATGCAGTTACTGGACAACCGCATTATATGCAGTATGCTCCGATGTTGCCGGTCACTGCAGATGGAGTGTGCAATGGGCTGACACAAAATATCAGTCAGACCACTCCCACTCCGGAATGCATAACTATGCAACTATGTTCAAACCTGTAA
- the Lapsyn gene encoding leucine-rich repeat activity-regulated protein at synapses isoform X2, which translates to MWRFPTISPGRHAKKMDMGLGMIINRLLFVGLVLAAVPGTIIPGSAGSTLVMHQDIPSKTCRYNRVYAMMQVRCVNLNLAQVPANLKTNIQILDLSVNRIRELTNSSLAAYTSLVFVYLNDNFIRSIDEDAFSNLHYLEVLDLQENGCDHLPRSMFQLPYLRKMYLGSNDLQDDMFTHMEVASPLNFLQISKNKLKRIPQLGLVPTMAELNVSQNLIESVTPEDLAPFCFLKKLDISGNRIKFNATACECQTLHHWLKTREITVLPAFNCTEELKQGCLPDPVFNNRTSEMFDKCSNMERLRIQTKKVRNIWIIVASCIAGFLFALFVCLTCVHKKNKRRKKKLKEQQRLNANNANTELLNSNLNQPENT; encoded by the exons ACATGGGTCTGGGCATGATCATCAACCGGCTCCTGTTCGTGGGACTCGTCCTGGCCGCCGTGCCGGGCACCATCATCCCTGGATCCGCTGGGTCCACCCTGGTCATGCACCAGGACATACCCTCGAAGACGTGCAGGTACAACAGGGTGTACGCGATGATGCAGGTGCGCTGCGTGAACCTCAACCTGGCCCAGGTGCCTGCCAACTTGAAGACTAACATTCAG ATCCTGGACCTGTCCGTGAACAGGATCCGAGAACTAACGAACAGCAGCCTGGCCGCGTACACGAGCCTGGTGTTCGTCTACCTGAACGACAACTTCATACGGTCGATCGACGAGGACGCGTTCAGCAACCTGCACTATCTGGAGGTGCTGGACCTGCAGGAGAACGGCTGCGACCACTTGCCGCGCAGCATGTTCCAATTACCTTACCTGCGGAAGATGTACCTGGGCTCGAACGACTTGCAG GACGATATGTTCACGCACATGGAGGTCGCGTCGCCGTTGAACTTCCTGCAGATATCGAAGAACAAACTAAAGAGGATCCCGCAGCTGGGCCTTGTGCCCACTATGGCGGAGCTGAACGTCTCCCAGAACTTGATCGAGTCGGTCACACCCGAGGATCTGGCGCCTTTCTGTTTCCTGAAGAAGCTCGATATATCTGGGAACAGGATCAAGTTCAACGCAACCGCTTGCGAATGCCAGACGCTGCACCATTGGTTGAAAACACGCGAGATCACGGTGCTGCCAGCATTCAACTGCACCGAGGAGTTGAAACAAGGCTGCCTGCCCGATCCGGTGTTCAACAACAGGACTAGCGAGATGTTCGACAAGTGCTCGAACATGGAGCGGCTCCGTATCCAGACGAAAAAAGTGAGGAACATCTGGATCATCGTCGCCTCCTGCATCGCGGGCTTCCTTTTCGCCTTGTTCGTTTGCCTCACCTGCGTGCACAAGAAGAACAAGCGCAGGAAGAAGAAGCTGAAGGAGCAGCAGAGGCTGAACGCGAACAACGCGAACACCGAGCTGTTGAACAGCAACCTGAACCAGCCGGAGAACACCTGA
- the LOC117225477 gene encoding uncharacterized protein LOC117225477 isoform X2 codes for MEISPRKPSKRAQEPVDEWLQAKGYFRKHAPRDPTCLFRAVSEQVYMTQHYHLRVRKECVEFMRTMRQSAFENIAIPFDDYLDQMACFTEWGGRNEIQAMSLLYEKEFVIFSGQKQIQRSVTNNGFKDTIYLCHTPQKQYESICTQEFVASAAYCQSIVYQILYKGVFNMANLESTVHKMLHDRTATFRHDKFFLKGNIEIRDQLTAEIYSKVENGNDELDDAQSTAKNIPPFPYRVAKALDPNIYRNTDFDIWHEIRREVKNAGWTRHNSHELQVGGKCLIQMDFNEEDFDKANNNNVYVSSLEKDANYNDAKALQKIDKQDPVYLYGHIQEMSKDQGPVLVFIEELGEKKIVPYSALKPLPLRKSKQSNWPQVCKRNVLLDSSQKWKKPYSAVSRKIKQSVSSVTISSGSIDKNGNNENCTDSTNKNSIQWKKESLKGEQSQAYENYGLEKYANYSANASSEIFPTRTNLDNTQSLVADIGQENGKGRKEKNTFVNKNAEKYPVKNSKPDNALNSDNNTGFDSYPNQRTQIENFYSPYSGEPISATQVDNMLRSINCSVQKSVDVNGSDLPLSDPFTLRFFYNLGLECFRGSSNWNYLTNEQSSNVGQWYQGMSQNEDEVTTIANGVMQHCIMSPQRSDHSSDQKENSSQLNQESGDNCVNVKDALVQSPEIPKTDEGKDVLQSQREKMKDQEPVNRDSSRPNRNGLAPRFKRNSDNRHRSSSQFTHQGNQYSHCGPNTKSSKSQESKNDSVQQSMAAPHQIHGSTAAAMNSYQAPYMQQGMYSGMPYYANETEAFANPYYPPNPGFFPIPCLPHSDVPDNSNMQPYSPHLCPGMDYTQAYPSVCPPYMCPQPAPYSMPPQNMQEHWYAVTGQPHYMQYAPMLPVTADGVCNGLTQNISQTTPTPECITMQLCSNL; via the exons ATGGAAATATCGCCCAGGAAACCGTCGAAACGTGCGCAAGAACCTGTAGACGAATGGCTGCAAGCTAAAGGATATTTTAGGAAACATGCACCTAGAGATCCAACTTGTTTGTTCAGAGCAGTCAGTGAACAAGTTTACATGACACAACACTACCATCTTAGAGTCAGGAAGGAGTGCGTGGAATTTATGAGAACAATGAGACAATCAGCTTTTGAG AATATAGCAATACCATTTGATGACTATCTAGACCAAATGGCTTGTTTTACTGAATGGGGTGGTAGAAATGAAATCCAAGCTATGTCATTGTTGTATGAAAAGGAATTTGTTATATTTAGTGGCCAGAAACAGATTCAACGTAGTGTTACTAACAATGGTTTCAAAGATACAATCTATTTGTGCCATACTCCACAGAAACAATATGAAAGTATCTGCACGCAAGAGTTTGTTGCATCGGCAGCCTATTGTCAAT CTATTGTTTATCAAATACTTTACAAAGGTGTGTTCAACATGGCTAATTTAGAGTCTACTGTTCATAAGATGTTACATGATAGAACTGCTACTTTTAGACATGACAAATTTTTCCTTAAAGGCAACATAGAGATACGAGA TCAGTTGACTGCAGAAATATATAGTAAAGTGGAGAATGGAAATGATGAGCTGGATGATGCACAGAGTACTGCAAAGAATATACCGCCATTTCCTTACAGAGTTGCAAAAGCCCTTGATCCTAATATTTATCGTAACACTGATTTTGATATATGGCATGAGATCAGAAGAG AAGTAAAAAATGCAGGCTGGACCAGACACAATAGTCATGAATTACAAGTTGGTGGTAAATGTTTAATTCAAATGGATTTTAATGAAGAAGATTTTGACAAAGCTAACAATAATAATGTCTATGTGTCTTCGCTTGAGAAAGATGCTAATTACAATGATGCAaaagcattacaaaaaattgacaAACAGGATCCTGTATATCTCTATGGTCACATACAAGAAATGAGTAAAGATCAGGGTCCCGTATTGGTTTTCATTGAAGAGCTAGGAGAGAAGAAGATTGTACCATACTCTGCTCTCAAGCCATTGCCTTTAAGAAAAAGTAAACAAAGTAATTGGCCGCAAGTGTGCAAACGAAATGTGCTTTTAGACTCAA GTCAGAAATGGAAAAAACCTTACAGTGCAGTTTCACGCAAGATTAAGCAGTCAGTTTCCAGTGTGACTATTTCTTCAGGTAGTATTGATAAAAATGGAAATAATGAAAATTGTACTGATAGTACTAACAAAAACAGCATTCAGTGGAAAAAGGAAAGTTT GAAAGGAGAACAGTCACAAGCATATGAAAACTATGGATTGGAAAAATATGCAAATTATTCGGCTAAT GCCTCTTCTGAAATATTCCCTACAAGAACGAATCTTGATAATACTCAATCGTTAGTAGCGGATATCGGACAAGAAAATGGCAAAGGACGTAAAGAAAAAAATACATTTGTAAACAAGAATGCTGAAAAGTATCCAGTAAAAAATTCGAAACCTGATAACGCATTGAATTCCGATAATAATACAGGATTTGATTCGTACCCGAACCAAAGAACGCAAATTGAAAATTTCTATTCCCCATATTCTG GAGAGCCAATATCCGCAACTCAAGTGGATAATATGCTACGTTCCATTAATTGTTCGGTACAAAAAAGCGTTGATGTAAACGGCAGCGATTTACCGTTATCAG ATCCATTTACTTTGAGATTTTTTTATAACTTAGGATTAGAATGTTTTCGTGGGAGCAGCAACTGGAATTAtttgacaaacgaacaatcaTCCAATGTAGGACAATGGTACCAAG GTATGTCACAGAACGAGGATGAAGTTACAACCATTGCGAATGGTGTGATGCAACATTGCATAATGTCGCCACAAAGGTCGGATCACAGTAGTGATCAAAAAGAGAATAGCAGTCAATTAAACCAAGAAAGCGGGGATAATTGTGTGAACGTGAAAGACGCGCTGGTACAGAGTCCCGAGATACCAAAGACGGATGAAGGGAAAGATGTGTTGCAATCACAACGCGAGAAAATGAAGGATCAAGAGCCGGTTAATAGAGATTCTTCTCGTCCGAATAGAAACGGTTTGGCTCCACGATTTAAGAGGAATTCAGACA ATCGACACCGTTCATCATCACAATTTACGCATCAGGGTAATCAGTATTCACATTGTGGACCAAATACAAAGTCCTCTAAATCTCAAGAATCAAAGAACGATAGTGTGCAACAATCGATGGCAGCACCTCATCAAATACACGGTTCAACGGCTGCAGCGATGAACTCGTATCAAGCGCCGTATATGCAACAGGGCATGTATTCCGGGATGCCATATTATGCAAACGAGACAGAAGCATTCGCAAATCCATATTACCCACCTAATCCAGGATTCTTCCCAATACCTTGTTTACCGCATTCAGATGTGCCCGATAATAGCAACATGCAACCATATTCGCCGCACTTGTGTCCCGGAATGGATTATACACAGGCTTATCCTAGCGTATGCCCTCCGTACATGTGTCCTCAACCTGCCCCGTACAGTATGCCGCCTCAAAACATGCAAGAACATTGGTATGCAGTTACTGGACAACCGCATTATATGCAGTATGCTCCGATGTTGCCGGTCACTGCAGATGGAGTGTGCAATGGGCTGACACAAAATATCAGTCAGACCACTCCCACTCCGGAATGCATAACTATGCAACTATGTTCAAACCTGTAA